From Candidatus Neomarinimicrobiota bacterium:
TGAAGTGAATTCTTGTGGTGATAATCCAATCTTAGAACGGGTGAAGCGGTAATCCCGGATGATATCTTTTCCAAATACAGAAATGGATCCTTTTTCCATCCGCACGAGTCCTGTAATGAGGCCGATTGTAGTTGTTTTTCCGGCACCGTTGGGACCGAGCAGACCGTAGAACTCGCCTGGGCGGATGGTGAGATTTATGCCCCGCAGGGCGATGGTATCTTCGTATGACTTATGGAGGTTCTTAATTTGGATAGCCGGAATCATGTTAGAGCAATTTAAGTCGAATTGTTGGCATAAATAAGGATGACTGCCTGCTGAATCAGTGAAGATATGCTGCCCCGAAGACGCCAGCTGAGTCGCCGAGCTCATTCCTGACAATGGGTGTATCAAGTCGGTCATTGAAGCAGTACTTTGCTACATAAGCGGGGCCTTGTGTGTAGAGAAAATCTATATTGGATACGCCACCTCCCAACACAATAATGTCAGGGTCGAGGATGTTGATGACGTTGGAAAGTGCCATCCCGAAGTTATTCAGGAATTCTTCTTTCCACTCCCGGGGTGGATCTTGTACAATCTCGCTGAGGGGCACTGTCTTGCCGTGCAAACGCTTGTAGTGCTTTTCAAGTGCAGGGCCGGAAATAAAAGTTTCTACGCACCCACTTTTGCCACAATAGCACTTGTTTACGCCAGGATGGAGCAGAGAGTGTCCCCATTCGCCGGCGATGTATTGATGCCCTCGATGGACGTGGCCGTTGATGCAGATTCCTCCCCCGACGCCGGTTCCCATAATGACGCCGAACACTACATCATACCCTTTTGCCGCCCCCAGTACTGCTT
This genomic window contains:
- a CDS encoding ATP-binding cassette domain-containing protein yields the protein MIPAIQIKNLHKSYEDTIALRGINLTIRPGEFYGLLGPNGAGKTTTIGLITGLVRMEKGSISVFGKDIIRDYRFTRSKIGLSPQEFTS
- a CDS encoding ROK family protein: MLRAGIDLGGTKIEGIVLDDSGAVVNRKRVFTEAQHGYEQIISKIGSLYSDLTDGSVVIEAVGVCTPGALSSDTEELKNSNTQCLIGKPIKKDVEAMLGMPVTMDNDANCFAQAEAVLGAAKGYDVVFGVIMGTGVGGGICINGHVHRGHQYIAGEWGHSLLHPGVNKCYCGKSGCVETFISGPALEKHYKRLHGKTVPLSEIVQDPPREWKEEFLNNFGMALSNVINILDPDIIVLGGGVSNIDFLYTQGPAYVAKYCFNDRLDTPIVRNELGDSAGVFGAAYLH